Below is a window of Haloglycomyces albus DSM 45210 DNA.
TGAACCTGAATGATGGCGCCCATTTGCTGTAGGACACAGATCAGGTCGATGATCTCGGGTTCGATGGCCGCATTGCGCAGCTCGGTTGTACCTTCGGCGAGCACGGCGGTCAGAAGGATCTGTTCGGTGGCTCCGACCGAAGGGTAGTCGAGCTCGTACTGGATTCCCTTGAGGCGCTGTGGTGCGGAGAGGTGCATGCCTTTATCGGTCTTGTCCACGACGGCGCCGAATTTCCGGAGCGCTTCGATGTGGTAGTCGATCGGACGTCCACCGATGTTGCAACCGCCGAGGTCGGGGATGAACGCTTTGCCGAGTCGGTGCAGGAGTGGGCCGCAGAACAGGATCGGGATGCGGCTCGAACCGGCGTGTACATTGATCTCTTCGGTTCCGGCGGACTCGACGTGGCTCGGGTCCATGTAGAGCGTGTCGCCGTTCAGCTCGACCTCGACACCGTGAACACGCAACAGTCCGGTGACGATGTCGACGTCGCTAATGCGTGGAACGCTTTTCAACGTAGAGGACGACGTTCCCAGTAGGGCGGCGACCATGGCCTTAGAGACGAGATTCTTAGCGCCTCTGACCTGTACTTCGCCTTCCAGTGGGGTGCCGCCGTGCACGACTAGAACATCATCGAGGTCTGCACCTTTGTTGCTCAAGAGATCTCCTTGACGCCAGTGAAATGATAGAGAAGCGTTTTCACGATAACCGATACGGAAATTGGGAAACGCCCCACCCGGCATAAAACGGACAGTGATTGTCGATACCGATAATTGTATGGAACAAATATTCGAAATATCATTGCATCGGTCTTCCAGCAGGGAAAAGTCCGATGATTAAACGGAACGGCAACCGTTTAATACAGTTTTGGAATTCAATGTATCTATAGTGGCGATACGGTCGACAGAACAATGTCGGCAATACGATCGCAACGTCGAGACCACCCGAAGGATGGCCTCGACGCCAAGTCATGATTGAATTCACGGTAGGGTCAGCATACGATCCAGTGCGCTACGAGCGGCCTTTGCTTCGTCCGCTTCCACCACGATCTGATTGGGAACTCGTCCTGCGACGAGCTCTTCCAAAGCCCAAACGAGGTGTGGAAGATCGATGCGATTCATCGTGGAACAATAGCACACCGTTCGGTCCAGGAACGATACGTCTTTGTCCGGATGCTGATGGGCCAAACGGCGGACCAGGTTCAATTCGGTGCCCACCGCCCAGGAACTTCCCGGTTCGGCGGCGTCGAGAGCCTTGATGATGTATTCGGTGGATCCGACGTAGTCGGCCGCCTCCACAACTTCGTGCGTGCATTCGGGGTGGACCAGGACGTTGACGTCCGGCTTGCGTTCCCGGATTTCGTTCACGCAGTCGACGGTGAAACGCCCGTGGACCGAACAGTGCCCCTTCCAGAGGATGATCTTGGCGTTCCGCAATTCCTGTGCGGTTACGCCTCCGTTGGGGCGCAAAGGATTGTATACGACGCAGTCGTCGAGATCGAATCCCATTTCACGTACGACGGTATTGCGTCCGAGGTGTTGATCCGGGAGGAAGAGTACCTTTTCACCTCGTTCGTAGGCCCAGTCCAGCGCGCGCTTGGCATTGGAGGACGTGCATACGACTCCGTCATGGCGTCCTACGAAGGCCTTGATGGCGGCCGACGAGTTCATGTAGGTCATCGGCACCACCTGCTCGGCAACGCCCGCTTCCGTCAGATCGGTCCAGCACTGCTCCACCTGCGGACCGGTGGCCATATCGGCCATGGAACATCCCGCCGCCAGGTCGGGCAGGATTACTCGCTGAGATTCGGAGGTGAGGATATCGGCGGATTCGGCCATGAAGTGGACTCCGCAGAAGACGATGAATTCGGCTTCGGGGCGGGCGGCCGCTTGTTGGGCCAGCTTGAAGGAGTCTCCGGTTACATCGGCGAACTGAATGACTTCATCGCGCTGATAGTGGTGTCCGAGAACGAAGAGACGATCGCCGAGGGACTCCTTGGCGACACGCGCCCGTTCCAGGAGGCTGGGGTCGGACGCCGGAGGAAGGTCACCTGGACAGTCAACGCCCCGTTCGCTACCGGAATCCGATCCACGTCCCAGGAGCAACAGAGCGGTCTGTGTAGGTGAAGGTTCATCAAAACCAGTCATGCGCCAAGTCTGCCACACCCCGCTGAGAATCAGCCCGGCGAAGTTCCCTTCGCCACTGTTTTCGGGCGCGGGTGGAGAATCGGGACGGTGTGAGCCTACGAATGTGGGCACTGTCGCTAGACGCGGAATACCGTGCCCACACACAAAACCGCACCGGGGACAGTACTCTAGAGTGATGCGAATTCTGGTCGCCAATGACAAATGGGCACACAGTCTCACCGCACCTCAAGCCACCAAAGCCGTTCTCGCAGGTTGGCAACAGGTGCGCCCGAACGATTCGATCGACTGTCTTCCGTTGTCCGACGGGGGTCCGGGGTTTCTGACCGCGATCGGGTCCACGCGTCCCGACCTGCACATCATCGACCATCGGGCGCCGGACGCACTCGGTCGCGAGTCGACGACCTACTACCTGTCGGACGGGACCACCGCCTATATCGAATCCGCGCATACGACCGCCGTCGGCGATCTCAATGAGCTCGACCCTTTTCAGACCGATTCGGCGGGATTGGGACACAGTATCCGTCATGCGGTGGATCGTGGTCACACCGAAATCGTCGTGGGTCTAGGAGGCACGGCCACCAACGACGCGGGGATGGGCATGCTGTCGGCGCTGGGGTGGCAGCTCCAGGACGCCAATGGAGAACTATTGCCCCCGTCTCCACGCCATTTCACGGCGGCGGCGGACCTCAAACGTCCGGCGGAGGCGACGCTGCGGACTCCGGAAGGGAAGGCGGTCGCCATCACGGCCGCGTGCGACGTCAACACCTCGCTGCTGGGCGACAACGGCACCACCTATATCTACGGCCCGCGTAAGGGCGCGGCCGCGGACGATCTACCTCGTTTGGAAGGGGCGATGACCTATATAACCAACCTGGTGGAGAGTATTCTCGGCTGCCATAATCTGCATAAACGCAGTAGCACCGGTGCCGCGGGTGGAATCGGATTCGCCCTGGCGACGCTCGGTGCCGAGTTGGTGCCCGGAGCGAAATACATCGCGGATCGAGTGGATCTGGACGCGCATATTCGTGACGCCGATCTGGTCATTACGGGTGAAGGATCGTTTGATCAGCGCAGCCTACAGGGAAAACTACCTGTTCATCTGCTGAACCAGTCCGCCAAACATGATAAGCCCGCTCTCGTGGTGGCAGGGCAGACACCGTTGACACAGCACCCCGAAGCTGAAGCTGTTCATTCACTCACCGCTTTCCTGGGCTCTCGCGAGGCGGCCCTGGACGACGCGGCGATTGGCCTGGAAAAACTGGCCGCCGCCATAGCCGATGAATGGAGTGGGAAGACAGGTGGCGAGGAATAGTGCAGAACCTGGACGTGTTAGATAATGTTGAAGAGTCATATTACTGAACTGACGAGGAGCCAGACGTGAGCCAACAGACTGCCGAAGCTGCTACCGGCGTAGTTTTGACCGACGAAGCAGCCGAGAAAGTGAAAGCCCTGATCGAGAAGGATGGCGAAGAGGGCCTGCACCTCCGGGTGGAAGTGTCCCCTGGCGGTTGTTCCGGTCTGCGTTATGGTCTGTTCTTTGACACCGATCGTCGTGAAGACGACAAGGTGTTCTCGTATGACGGCTTTGACGTGGTGGTCGACAAGATGAGCCATCCGTACCTGATCGGCGCGTCCATCGACTACGCCGACACGATTCAGCAGCAGGGTTTCACCATTGACAACCCGAACGCACAGGGTTCCTGCGCCTGTGGCGACTCCTTCCACTAGGAGCTATACGACTTGCCGTGGTTGAGCGCGCGTCAGCGCGCCGACCACGGCTTTTTTAGGTCTGCGACCTCATGGCATCCCGCTTTGGCGCGATCCCGTACCATAGGAATATACAAAGCTCGATATGTGATTCCTGCGATGAGGGCCCGGCTTGGAACCGTGAATTGATACGTCGGTTAGGGAAGTATCGCTTGGATCCCGGCATGGTGGAGAGGTGTTCGTGAGTATTGTCGCGCGGGGCGGAAGATACGGCCGACACACCGGTGGAACCACCCACTGGTCGATCGTGGCACTGTGTATCGGTGTCGTTCTTATGGTCGCCGTCGTGATGACGGCCGATCGAGCACCGGCGGCGGAGGCGACTCCGGACGTTGTCGACGACGGGGCGGTGACTCTTTCCGGCTGTGGGGAATCGAAAACGGTGACATTGGGGTATTGGCCCCGAACGGCCGGCAAGGCATCGTGGTACGTCAGCTGTTCCAACGGGCGGGTGCGAATATCCGGTTGGCACAAGGATCTGCGCTCGGACGGGAAATGCGTGCAAGTGTACGGTTCGGTGTCCGGCTCGTGGTTTTCCACCCCTAAAGCCTGTCCCGAAGGGGAAAGGGAGTCGTGGAGCCGTTATCGATACGGGACCGGCACCATCAAGGTCTATGCGCGTCTGGTGTGATTCGGCTTGGAAAACGAGGGTAAACAGAAACGGTTGTGGACCGGCGACGTCATCGCCGGTCCACAACCGATCAATACGAAATCGGGTCCTTGTCCCGCCACTTAGGATTGGCGCGGAATCGCAGGTGCCTTTCGTTTCTTTTTCTTCTTTTTGGACGTCATCTTTTGATTGGGATCAAAAGCGTCGCGTAGTCCGTCACCGATGTAGTTGAAGGTGACACAGAGAAGTACCAAGGTCAGACCCGGGATATAGAACATCCAAGGCTTGGGGCGCATGAAGTCCACTCCGCGGTCGACCAAATAGCCGAGCGACACGTTGGGGAACGTCAGACCCAGACCCAGGAACGACAGCGTCGCCTCCACCAGGATCGCGATGACGATGGCCAGGGTGGCGGACACGAGGACGATACCGGTGACGTTGGGGAGAAGGTGGCGCAGAATGATGCGGGTATTCGATGCTCCCATGGCACGGGCCGCCTCGATGTACTCCCGTTCCCGGAGCGACAGAACCTCCGCGCGAACCAGACGCGCGGTCGTGCCCCAACCGGCCAGTCCGATGACGAGAGCGATCTGCCACCACTCCGGGCTACCGAAGGCGGTGACCACCGTTGCCGCGATGACGAGGAACGGAACGATGAAGACCACGTCGACGACGCGCATCATCATCGCGTCGATGAGACCGCCGGTGAGGCCGGCGGTAGCACCCCATAGGGATCCGATGAGGATGTCGAAGAAGGCGACGACGATCGCGATCTTCAGCGAAACGGCGACACCGGCCATGAGCATGGCCATCAGATCGCTACTACCGGTCAGAGTGCCGAAAGGATGTTCGGCGCTGGGGGGAGCGCCGTTCGGAATCGTTCCGGCCTGGACGGTCGGTTCCCACCAATAGACCAGTGGGCCGACGAAAGCAAAGATGATGAACAAGACGAGGACGATGAGGGAGGCCATGGCCATCTTGTGGCGTACGAACCGAGTCAAGACCATACGGGTCATCGAAACGCCTTCGCCGCCGATGGCCTCGTCTTCGTAATTCTTGTCTTGAGGTTGAAGCGAAATAGAACTCATAGTCGAATCCTTGGGTCCAGAACGGCGTAAAGAATATCGGAGATGAGGATTCCCACCACCGTCAAGACACCGGTGAAGATGACGAATGCCTGTATTGCGAAGGTGTCCTTCTGCAACAGCGCGGTGGAAAAGAAGCGTCCCATACCGTCCCAGTTGAAGATGACCTCAACCAGAATCGAGCCGGTCAAGGCGAGAATGATCGTGGTGGGAGCCAACGTAGCCATCGGCATCAACGCCGTACGTAGGGCATGGCGTCGGATGACGGTCCGGTGCCGCAATCCCTTGGAACGTGCGAGGCGAACGTAGTCCGAATGCATGACTTCCAGCATCGCGGCTCGCTGATAACGGCTGGCGGCCGCAAAACCGGTCAGTGCCAACACGATGGTCGGCAGAATCAAGTGTCCGAACTGGTCTATGACATGGTCGAACGCCGTGAAGTCCGACGTCCCGGAAGTGCTGGAATCTCCAACGGTCCCAAAGAAGCTGGTTTCGGTGGAGCGGTTGAACGACACGCCCATTCCCTTAACCAGGGCCGCGAACCAGAAGGTGGGCATGGCCAAACAAATAAAACCAATTGTGGTCAAGACGTAATCGATGAGCTTATATTGGCGTACTGCGGAGACGACGCCGGTGACGATCGCCAAACCTAGGGAGAAGATGACGCCGGCCATGACCAGTTTAAGTGTCGGGAGTATCCGCTTGGCGATCTCTTCGTCGATGTCAAAGTTGTCGCTACGAGTGGAAGGGCCGAAGTTTCCCTGCAGCACTCCCATGTCGCCGTTTTGTTCACCGATCCCGGTGAGCCAGAGCCAGTACCGTTCTACGAAGCTCCGGTCGTAGTAATAACGTTCCTCGAACCGATCGACCATCACCTCGATGTCTTCCGGCTCGTAGTCATTGGTTGCCGCGGTCTGCTGCAAATTGAATTCGTAGTTCTGTACAGGATTACTGGACAGACTTACCAAGGTGAAGGTCAAAAAGGAAGCTACCAGCAAAACCGGAACCATCACCATCATACGCCGTAGGCTGTATTTGATCATAAGCGAGGTACTTTCTGCAATAGTGGTGGGGCCGACGGATCGACCCCACCGCTAAGATCGGACGGTTAAACGGGATTACTCCGCTGCCCAACCCCACTCGGCAATGTTGTAGAGCGAGTTCAGCGAGTTGCTTCCGTTCGGACGAACGTTCACCAGGTCCTCATTGAAGACCACGATGCCCGGCTGAGTCAGAACGGGGAGCACCGCGTACTCGTCAACGGCCAGCTTGTAAGCTTCGTTCTCAAGCGCGGCAGCCTCGTCGATATCGAACGTGGTTGCTGAGTTCTCAGCCGCCTCATCGATTTCCGGGTTGTCGATTCCGGCGTAGTTACCGCCACTGTCGCTGTGCCAGTAGAACTCGGCCGATCCGACGAACGACGGCGTTCCGCTCCAGCCGAAGTACGTGATGTCGAACTTGCCTTCCGCCAGGTTGGAACCGAAGGCGTCGGGGGCGTCGGCGATCACTTCGGCACCGATACCCATTTCCTCCAGCGTGGACTGGACGGTGCTCTGGGTAATGGCACGCAGCTCGGCATTGGCGCCGTGCGTCAGGCGGAGGCCCTCGACCGGGTCACCGTCGGGCGTCATGAGCTGGTCACCGAAGCCGGTGTAGCCGGCGTCCTTCAGGATCTCCTCGGCCGCGTCCAGGTCACCGGTGCCGGAGCCGGTCTCGGTCAGGTAGTCCTCGTGGTACTCACTCTTCTCGGAGAAGATGTGGTTGGTACGGGGCTCCATGTCATCGACGTAGGGACCGAAGGTCGCGTCGATGATGTCCTGGGTGTTGATGGCGTTGAAGATCGCCCGACGTAGCTCCTTGTCGGCAAGGAACTCGTTGCTGGTGTTGAAGTTCAAGTGCTCCCACACGCTGGCCTCGTAGATGGTGGAGACGGCGTTCGGAATGTCGCCGACCTTTTCCACGAAGGCGCTGTCGAAACGCGGCAGGATGGCGTCGACCTCGCCGTTCTCCAGGGCCGTCAGTGCGGCGCCCTCTTCACCGATCACTTCGATGTGGAGCTTGTCCAAGGTCGGTTCGACTTCGCCGTACCAGTTCTCGTTCGGAACCATGGTTACCGTACCGGCGTCGCCCATCTCGACCGAGTCCGGCTCGATCTTGTAGGGGCCACCCGACCAGGTGGGAATGGTCTCGTCCATCCACACGACCGCGTCGGACATTTCCTCAGGGTCGTTCTTCCAGTCGAAGCCCGCCTCGGTGGCCGCATGGCCGGGAACGCTGAACGGGGCACCGATGTGCCATTCGGCGTCGGCATAGCCCTCTATGTAGGTGATTTCGATTCCACCGTCGACCTCTTCGATGGATTCGACCTTGTCACCGTACGAGGTTCCACGCGGGTCACACTTCTCCTGGTCCGCGCACAGGTCGGTGTCGGTGGTGCTGGAGTACCAGTAGAACAGGAAGTCGTCCAGGCTACCGATCTGTTCACCGGTGTCCCAAACGGCGGTTTCCTTGAACTCGTAGCGAACCTTGAGGGGCTCGTCGTCCTCGTTCAAACG
It encodes the following:
- the nadA gene encoding quinolinate synthase NadA, which translates into the protein MTGFDEPSPTQTALLLLGRGSDSGSERGVDCPGDLPPASDPSLLERARVAKESLGDRLFVLGHHYQRDEVIQFADVTGDSFKLAQQAAARPEAEFIVFCGVHFMAESADILTSESQRVILPDLAAGCSMADMATGPQVEQCWTDLTEAGVAEQVVPMTYMNSSAAIKAFVGRHDGVVCTSSNAKRALDWAYERGEKVLFLPDQHLGRNTVVREMGFDLDDCVVYNPLRPNGGVTAQELRNAKIILWKGHCSVHGRFTVDCVNEIRERKPDVNVLVHPECTHEVVEAADYVGSTEYIIKALDAAEPGSSWAVGTELNLVRRLAHQHPDKDVSFLDRTVCYCSTMNRIDLPHLVWALEELVAGRVPNQIVVEADEAKAARSALDRMLTLP
- a CDS encoding glycerate kinase; translated protein: MRILVANDKWAHSLTAPQATKAVLAGWQQVRPNDSIDCLPLSDGGPGFLTAIGSTRPDLHIIDHRAPDALGRESTTYYLSDGTTAYIESAHTTAVGDLNELDPFQTDSAGLGHSIRHAVDRGHTEIVVGLGGTATNDAGMGMLSALGWQLQDANGELLPPSPRHFTAAADLKRPAEATLRTPEGKAVAITAACDVNTSLLGDNGTTYIYGPRKGAAADDLPRLEGAMTYITNLVESILGCHNLHKRSSTGAAGGIGFALATLGAELVPGAKYIADRVDLDAHIRDADLVITGEGSFDQRSLQGKLPVHLLNQSAKHDKPALVVAGQTPLTQHPEAEAVHSLTAFLGSREAALDDAAIGLEKLAAAIADEWSGKTGGEE
- the erpA gene encoding iron-sulfur cluster insertion protein ErpA; this encodes MSQQTAEAATGVVLTDEAAEKVKALIEKDGEEGLHLRVEVSPGGCSGLRYGLFFDTDRREDDKVFSYDGFDVVVDKMSHPYLIGASIDYADTIQQQGFTIDNPNAQGSCACGDSFH
- a CDS encoding ABC transporter permease, whose product is MSSISLQPQDKNYEDEAIGGEGVSMTRMVLTRFVRHKMAMASLIVLVLFIIFAFVGPLVYWWEPTVQAGTIPNGAPPSAEHPFGTLTGSSDLMAMLMAGVAVSLKIAIVVAFFDILIGSLWGATAGLTGGLIDAMMMRVVDVVFIVPFLVIAATVVTAFGSPEWWQIALVIGLAGWGTTARLVRAEVLSLREREYIEAARAMGASNTRIILRHLLPNVTGIVLVSATLAIVIAILVEATLSFLGLGLTFPNVSLGYLVDRGVDFMRPKPWMFYIPGLTLVLLCVTFNYIGDGLRDAFDPNQKMTSKKKKKKRKAPAIPRQS
- a CDS encoding ABC transporter permease, whose protein sequence is MIKYSLRRMMVMVPVLLVASFLTFTLVSLSSNPVQNYEFNLQQTAATNDYEPEDIEVMVDRFEERYYYDRSFVERYWLWLTGIGEQNGDMGVLQGNFGPSTRSDNFDIDEEIAKRILPTLKLVMAGVIFSLGLAIVTGVVSAVRQYKLIDYVLTTIGFICLAMPTFWFAALVKGMGVSFNRSTETSFFGTVGDSSTSGTSDFTAFDHVIDQFGHLILPTIVLALTGFAAASRYQRAAMLEVMHSDYVRLARSKGLRHRTVIRRHALRTALMPMATLAPTTIILALTGSILVEVIFNWDGMGRFFSTALLQKDTFAIQAFVIFTGVLTVVGILISDILYAVLDPRIRL
- a CDS encoding ABC transporter family substrate-binding protein, which gives rise to MKTSAKSAVAVGAVGMMLLAACGSDDGENGAANVGGLEDCKEHPNECNSGDRKDGGEAVVAIPQAWEGWYERRAGSGSVYNMYATSGIIPQVQDGGYQPDQTYEYNQDVFAEEPERLNEDDEPLKVRYEFKETAVWDTGEQIGSLDDFLFYWYSSTTDTDLCADQEKCDPRGTSYGDKVESIEEVDGGIEITYIEGYADAEWHIGAPFSVPGHAATEAGFDWKNDPEEMSDAVVWMDETIPTWSGGPYKIEPDSVEMGDAGTVTMVPNENWYGEVEPTLDKLHIEVIGEEGAALTALENGEVDAILPRFDSAFVEKVGDIPNAVSTIYEASVWEHLNFNTSNEFLADKELRRAIFNAINTQDIIDATFGPYVDDMEPRTNHIFSEKSEYHEDYLTETGSGTGDLDAAEEILKDAGYTGFGDQLMTPDGDPVEGLRLTHGANAELRAITQSTVQSTLEEMGIGAEVIADAPDAFGSNLAEGKFDITYFGWSGTPSFVGSAEFYWHSDSGGNYAGIDNPEIDEAAENSATTFDIDEAAALENEAYKLAVDEYAVLPVLTQPGIVVFNEDLVNVRPNGSNSLNSLYNIAEWGWAAE